A stretch of Halichondria panicea chromosome 1, odHalPani1.1, whole genome shotgun sequence DNA encodes these proteins:
- the LOC135352436 gene encoding muscle M-line assembly protein unc-89-like, which yields MSMLYSSLCTGPAIDVQPSDVNAEAGGTATLTVEASGEGLSYQWFGPGGNALTDVDGDIEGSNSSTLQIINAESGDAGDYTVVVTNSAGSVVSDAATLSIAQPTQGPTLAPLILNCSAEFLAESQQVSVSCTSSRDLDGLDFECSFNDSSVTEGCEFWCGQFPFFVSVAGASGSQTIVISATDPADGAGFTSTITITTTAPEIETQPESVGVEQGGSASFTVEASGAGLTYQWFGPGGVALTDSDGEIEGSTSGTLTVFNAEPGDAGDYTVVVTNSAGSVTSDAATLSIGEAPVIGTQPENVDVERGGNATLSVVATGEGLSYQWFGPDGEIEGATASTLRITNAGPDDAGDYRVRITTVNGGIVDSDTVSLSVGPAIDVQPSDVNAEAGGTATLTVEASGEGLSYQWFGPGGNALTDVDGDIEGSNSSTLQIINAESGDAGDYTVVVTNSAGSVVSDAATLSIAQPTQGPTLAPLILNCSAEFLAESQQVSVSCTSSRDLDGLDFECSFNDSSVTEGCGQFPFFVSVAGASGSQTIVISATDPADGAGFTSTITITTTAPEIETQPESVGVEQGGSASFTVEASGAGLTYQWFGPGGVALTDSDGEIEGSTSGTLTVFNAEPGDAGDYTVVVTNSAGSVTSDAATLSIGEAPVIGTQPENVDVERGGNATLSVVATGEGLSYQWFGPDGEIEGATASTLRITNAGPDDAGDYRVRITTVNGGIVDSDTVSLSVGPAIDVQPSDVNAEAGGTATLTVEASGEGLSYQWFGPGGNALTDVDGDIEGSNSSTLQIINAESGDAGDYTVVVTNSAGSVVSDAATLSIAQPTQGPTLAPLILNCSAEFLAESQQVSVSCTSSRDLDGLDFECSFNDSSVTEGCGQFPFFVSVAGASGSQTIVISATDPADGAGFTSTITITTAAPEIETQPESVGVEQGGSASFTVEASGAGLTYQWFGPGGVALTDSDREIEGSTSGTLTVFNTEPGDAGDYTVVVTNSAGSVTSDAATLSIGEAPVIGTQPENVDVERGGNATLSVVATGEGLSYQWFGPDGEIEGATASTLRITNAGPDDAGDYRVRITTVNGGIVDSDTVSLSVGPAIDVQPSDVNAEAGGTATLTVEASGEGLSYQWFGPGGNALTDVDGDIEGSNSSTLQIINVESGDAGDYTVVVTNSAGSVISDAATLSIAQPTQGPTLAPLILNCSAEFLAESQQVSVSCTSSRDLDGLDFECSFNDSSVTEGCGQFPFFVSVAGASGSQTIVISATDPADGAGFTSTITITTTAPEIETQPESVGVEQGGSASFTVEASGAGLTYQWFGPGGVALTDSDGEIEGSTSGTLTVFNAEPGDAGDYTVVVTNSAGSVTSDAATLSIGEAPVIGTQPENVDVERGGNATLSVVATGEGLSYQWFGPDGEIEGATASTLRITNAGPDDAGDYRVRITTVNGGIVDSDTVSLSVGPAIDVQPSDVNAEAGGTATLTVEASGEGLSYQWFGPGGNALTDVDGDIEGSNSSTLQIINAESGDAGDYTVVVTNSAGSVVSDAATLSIAQPTQGPTLAPLILNCSAEFLAESQQVSVSCTSSRDLDGLDFECSFNDSSVTEGCEFWCLCCMP from the exons ATGTCCATGCTTTACTCGTCTTTGTGTACAGGTCCTGCAATTGACGTACAACCGAGCGATGTGAATGCGGAAGCGGGTGGAACTGCCACACTCACCGTGGAAGCCTCTGGTGAAGGattgagctaccagtggtttggtcctggcgggAACGCTCTCACTGACGTCGACggagacatcgaaggatccaaTTCATCCACCCTGCAAATTATCAATGCTGAGTCTGGCGATGCTGGAGATTACACagtcgttgtgaccaacagtgcgggatcagtcGTCTCTGATGCTGCAACTCTGTCTATTG CTCAACCTACCCAAGGTCCCACACTTGCTCCTCTGATCCTGAACTGCAGTGCCGAGTTCCTCGCTGAGTCTCAGCAAGTGAGTGTGAGCTGCACGTCAAGTAGGGACCTCGACGGCTTGGACTTTGAGTGCAGCTTCAATGATTCATCAGTAACAGAAGGATGTGAGTTTTGGT GTGGACAATTCCCGTTCTTTGTGTCTGTCGCTGGAGCTTCAGGAAGCCAGACCATTGTTATCAGTGCAACCGATCCAGCGGATGGAGCTGGTTTCACGTCAACCATTACAATCACAACCACAG CCCCTGAAATTGAGACCCAACCAGAGAGTGTGGGTGTCGAGCAAGGCGGAAGTGCCTCATTCACCGTGGAGGCCTCTGGTGCAGGACTgacctaccagtggtttggtcctggcggAGTGGCTCTGACTGACAGTGACGGAGAGATTGAGGGGTCCACTTCAGGAACGTTGACAGTTTTCAACGCTGAGCCTGGCGATGCGGGAGACTACACggtcgttgtgaccaacagtgcgggatcagtcACCTCTGATGCTGCAACCCTGTCTATCG GCGAAGCCCCCGTGATTGGGACCCAACCAGAGAATGTGGACGTTGAGCGGGGTGGGAATGCCACGCTCAGTGTGGTGGCAACCGGAGAGGGactgagctaccagtggtttggtcctgatgGAGAGATCGAAGGAGCCACCGCATCCACTTTACGGATTACCAATGCTGGACCAGATGACGCTGGCGACTATAGAGTGCGAATTACAACTGTCAATGGAGGAATTGTCGATTCTGACACTGTCTCACTTTCCGTCG GTCCTGCAATTGACGTACAACCGAGCGATGTGAATGCGGAAGCGGGTGGAACTGCCACACTCACCGTGGAAGCCTCTGGTGAAGGattgagctaccagtggtttggtcctggcgggAACGCTCTCACTGACGTCGACggagacatcgaaggatccaaTTCATCCACCCTGCAAATTATCAATGCTGAGTCTGGCGATGCTGGAGATTACACagtcgttgtgaccaacagtgcgggatcagtcGTCTCTGATGCTGCAACTCTGTCTATTG CTCAACCTACCCAAGGTCCCACACTTGCTCCTCTGATCCTGAACTGCAGTGCCGAGTTCCTCGCTGAGTCTCAGCAAGTGAGTGTGAGCTGCACGTCAAGTAGGGACCTCGACGGCTTGGACTTTGAGTGCAGCTTCAATGATTCATCAGTAACAGAAGGAT GTGGACAATTCCCGTTCTTTGTGTCTGTCGCTGGAGCTTCAGGAAGCCAGACCATTGTTATCAGTGCAACCGATCCAGCGGATGGAGCTGGTTTCACGTCAACCATTACAATCACAACCACAG CCCCTGAAATTGAGACCCAACCAGAGAGTGTGGGTGTCGAGCAAGGCGGAAGTGCCTCATTCACCGTGGAGGCCTCTGGTGCAGGACTgacctaccagtggtttggtcctggcggAGTGGCTCTGACTGACAGTGACGGAGAGATTGAGGGGTCCACTTCAGGAACGTTGACAGTTTTCAACGCTGAGCCTGGCGATGCGGGAGACTACACggtcgttgtgaccaacagtgcgggatcagtcACCTCTGATGCTGCAACCCTGTCTATCG GCGAAGCCCCCGTGATTGGGACCCAACCAGAGAATGTGGACGTTGAGCGGGGTGGGAATGCCACGCTCAGTGTGGTGGCAACCGGAGAGGGactgagctaccagtggtttggtcctgatgGAGAGATCGAAGGAGCCACCGCATCCACTTTACGGATTACCAATGCTGGACCAGATGACGCTGGCGACTATAGAGTGCGAATTACAACTGTCAATGGAGGAATTGTCGATTCTGACACTGTCTCACTTTCCGTCG GTCCTGCAATTGACGTACAACCGAGCGATGTGAATGCGGAAGCGGGTGGAACTGCCACACTCACCGTGGAAGCCTCTGGTGAAGGattgagctaccagtggtttggtcctggcgggAACGCTCTCACTGACGTCGACggagacatcgaaggatccaaTTCATCCACCCTGCAAATTATCAATGCTGAGTCTGGCGATGCTGGAGATTACACagtcgttgtgaccaacagtgcgggatcagtcGTCTCTGATGCTGCAACTCTGTCTATTG CTCAACCTACCCAAGGTCCCACACTTGCTCCTCTGATCCTGAACTGCAGTGCCGAGTTCCTCGCTGAGTCTCAGCAAGTGAGTGTGAGCTGCACGTCAAGTAGGGACCTCGACGGCTTGGACTTTGAGTGCAGCTTCAATGATTCGTCAGTAACAGAAGGAT GTGGACAATTCCCGTTCTTTGTGTCTGTCGCTGGAGCTTCAGGAAGCCAGACCATTGTCATCAGTGCAACCGATCCAGCGGATGGAGCTGGTTTCACGTCAACCATTACAATCACAACCGCAG CCCCTGAAATTGAGACCCAACCAGAGAGTGTGGGTGTCGAGCAAGGCGGAAGTGCCTCATTCACCGTGGAGGCCTCTGGTGCAGGACTgacctaccagtggtttggtcctggcggAGTGGCTCTGACTGACAGTGACAGAGAGATTGAGGGGTCCACTTCAGGAACGTTGACAGTTTTCAACACTGAGCCTGGCGATGCGGGAGACTACACggtcgttgtgaccaacagtgcgggatcagtcACCTCTGATGCTGCAACCCTGTCTATCG GCGAAGCCCCCGTGATTGGGACCCAACCAGAGAATGTGGACGTTGAGCGGGGTGGGAATGCCACGCTCAGTGTGGTGGCAACCGGAGAGGGactgagctaccagtggtttggtcctgatgGAGAGATCGAAGGAGCCACCGCATCCACTTTACGGATTACCAATGCTGGACCAGATGACGCTGGCGACTATAGAGTGCGAATTACAACTGTCAATGGAGGAATTGTCGATTCTGACACTGTCTCACTTTCCGTCG GTCCTGCAATTGACGTACAACCGAGCGATGTGAATGCGGAAGCGGGTGGAACTGCCACACTCACCGTGGAAGCCTCTGGTGAAGGattgagctaccagtggtttggtcctggcgggAACGCTCTCACTGACGTCGACggagacatcgaaggatccaattcatccaccctgcaaatcatcaatgttgagtctggcgatgctggagactacacagtcgttgtgaccaacagtgcgggatcagtcATCTCTGATGCTGCAACCCTGTCTATCG CTCAACCTACCCAAGGTCCCACACTTGCTCCTCTGATCCTGAACTGCAGTGCCGAGTTCCTCGCTGAGTCTCAGCAAGTGAGTGTGAGCTGCACGTCAAGTAGGGACCTCGACGGCTTGGACTTTGAGTGCAGCTTCAATGATTCATCAGTAACAGAAGGAT GTGGACAATTCCCGTTCTTTGTGTCTGTCGCTGGAGCTTCAGGAAGCCAGACCATTGTCATCAGTGCAACCGATCCAGCGGATGGAGCTGGTTTCACGTCAACCATTACAATCACAACCACAG CCCCTGAAATTGAGACCCAACCAGAGAGTGTGGGTGTCGAGCAAGGCGGAAGTGCCTCATTCACCGTGGAGGCCTCTGGTGCAGGACTgacctaccagtggtttggtcctggcggAGTGGCTCTGACTGACAGTGACGGAGAGATTGAGGGGTCCACTTCAGGAACGTTGACAGTTTTCAACGCTGAGCCTGGCGATGCGGGAGACTACACggtcgttgtgaccaacagtgcgggatcagtcACCTCTGATGCTGCAACCCTGTCTATCG GCGAAGCCCCCGTGATTGGGACCCAACCAGAGAATGTGGACGTTGAGCGGGGTGGGAATGCCACGCTCAGTGTGGTGGCAACCGGAGAGGGactgagctaccagtggtttggtcctgatgGAGAGATCGAAGGAGCCACCGCATCCACTTTACGGATTACCAATGCTGGACCAGATGACGCTGGCGACTATAGAGTGCGAATTACAACTGTCAATGGAGGAATTGTCGATTCTGACACTGTCTCACTTTCTGTCG GTCCTGCAATTGACGTACAACCGAGCGATGTGAATGCGGAAGCGGGTGGAACTGCCACACTCACCGTGGAAGCCTCTGGTGAAGGattgagctaccagtggtttggtcctggcgggAACGCTCTCACTGACGTCGACggagacatcgaaggatccaaTTCATCCACCCTGCAAATTATCAATGCTGAGTCTGGCGATGCTGGAGATTACACagtcgttgtgaccaacagtgcgggatcagtcGTCTCTGATGCTGCAACTCTGTCTATTG CTCAACCTACCCAAGGTCCCACACTTGCTCCTCTGATCCTGAACTGCAGTGCCGAGTTCCTCGCTGAGTCTCAGCAAGTGAGTGTGAGCTGCACGTCAAGTAGGGACCTCGACGGCTTGGACTTTGAGTGCAGCTTCAATGATTCATCAGTAACAGAAGGATGTGAGTTTTGGTGTCTCTGCTGCATGCCTTAA